The following nucleotide sequence is from Streptomyces leeuwenhoekii.
GCGCTTGACCACGGGTCGGACGGTCATGGGAGAAATGTCGCCCGGCTGGTTCCACGTGAAACATCGCGCGCCGCCACGGTCCGAGCGGCGCGGACGACCGGCCCGGTGCCTCCGGACGCGGCTCAGTTCCAGTCGGCCGCCGCGCGGTGCAGCCGCTCATGGGCCCGCGCGATGTGCGGCAGCGCGAGGGTGCCCGTGCGGACGACGAGGAAGTACGTCCGCAGCGGCGGCACCGCCGGCTCGTGCAGGGCGACGACATCACCACGCTCCAGGGCGTCGGCGCACAGGTAGCGGGGCAGCACCGCGAGCCCCGCCCCGGCGGCCGCGCACGCCAGTACGGCCCGCAGGTCGGGGACGACGACGGTGCCCGGCCCGGCCGGGCGGGCGTCGAAGACGGAGGCCCAGTAACGGGAGACGAACGGCAGCGACTCGTGCACCTCGATCACGGGAACGTGATCCAGTGCGGGCGCACCGTTGCCGTCCAGCTTGCCGGCGCCGATCCGCTCCGCCCACGGCGGCGCCGCAACCAGCACGTGCTCCTCGTCGCACAGCGTCGTCGCCGTGAACAGCCCGCCCCTGGGCCGGGCCGTACTGATGGCGAGATCGTGATGGCCGGCGGCCAGCCCGTCCAGGATCTCCTCCGCGTCGCCGAACGAGGCGCGCAGGGTGTAGCCCTGGCCATCGGCAGCGGTCAGCTCGGTGAGCGCCGGCAGCGCCCGCTCGGCGGTGAACTCGGGAGGACCGGCAAGGTGCAGCGTCCGTAAGGACGAGGCGTCGTCCAGACCGGTCTCGACTATCTCCACCAAGGCGTCCAGATGCGGGGCGGCCTTGTGCGCGAGCTCGTCCCCGATCGTGGTCGGCGTCACCCCGCGGGCCTGCCGCAGAAAGAGCGGGCGGCCGAGCTGCCGTTCCAGCGAGCGGATCTGTGAGGTGACGGCCGGCTGGGACAGGCCGAGCAGGGCCGCGGCCCGGGTGAAAGAGCCGGCCCGGTGCACGGTCACGAAGGTGCGCAGCAAGGCCAGATCCACAGTGACAACCCCCTTGGGCCGTCTGTACCCGGCCCCCGGCATCGTCCAACTATAAATATGTCGATAGGTCTCTGTCGCTACCGTGATTGGACACTGACACACAGTCAATTAGCCTTGTTCGCGCGGTTCTTCGCGCGCAGAACCGGGACGGTCCGAGCCACGAGGGGGGAGGCTCGGACCGTCCGCCGTCCGTCTCAAGGCGCCGCACGACCGGCGCCGTACCCGCCCGGTCAGTCGGCGGACTCGTCCAGCGCCCGCAGCAGGTCCGCCACCAGATCCTCGGGGTCCTCCGCGCCGACCGAGAGGCGGATGAAGCCCTCCGGTACCGAGTCCCCGCCCCAGCGGCCGCGACGCTCGGCCGTGGACCGTACCCCGCCGAAGCTCGTGGCGTCGTCCACCAGCCGCAGCGCGTCGAGGAAACGGTCGGCACGCGCGCGCGTAGGCAGCGTGAAGGAGACCACGCACCCATAACGCCGCATCTGCTGAGAGGCGATCTTGTGCGAGGGGTCGTCGGGCAGCCCCGGGTAGCGCAGCCCGGAGACCTCGGGCCGTTCCCGGAGAGCCTCGGCGACCTTGAGCGCGGTGGAGTTCTGCCGTGCGACGCGCAGCTCCAGGGTGGCGATCGACCGGTGCGCCAGCCATGCCTCCATCGGCCCGGGGATCGCCCCGACGATCTTGCGCCAGCGACGTACGGCGGTCATGGCCTCGGCGTCGCGGCCGGTGACGTACCCCAGGAGGATGTCGCCGTGGCCGGTGAGCTGCTTGGTGCCGCTGGCCACGGAGAAGTCGGCGCCGAGCTCCAGCGGGCGCTGCCCGAGCGGGGACGCGAGGGTGTTGTCGACCGCGACGAGGGCGCCCCGCGCGTGGGCCGCTTCGGCGAGCCGCCGCACGTCGCACACGTCCAGCCCCGGGTTCGACGGCGTCTCGATCCACAGCAGCTTGGCGCCGTCCAGGACGTCGAGCTGGGCGTCGCCCCCGGTCGGCGCGGTGCGCACCTCGACGCCGTACGCCTCCAACTGGGCACGCACCAGGGGCAGCACCTGATAGCCGTCAGAAGGCAGGACGACCGCGTCTCCGGCGCGTAGCTGGGAGAAGAGCACCGACGAGATCGCGGCCATGCCCGAGGCGAACACGAGCGTCTCGACGTCGTCCCGCCCGGGCGCCTCCAGCTCGCCGATGGCGCGCTCCAGCAGGGTCCACGTCGGGTTCTCGTCGCGGCCGTAGGTGTACGGCCCGGTGGGGTCGCCCGGCAGATGGAAGTGCGCGGCGAACACGGGGCCGGGCAGGGTCGGCTCGTGCTTCACCGGCTCCGGCAGTCCGGCCCGCACCGCGCGCGTGCCGTCACCGGTGCGGCCCGCGGCGTTCCCGCCGTCCACCGCTTGGAAGTGCTGCCCCTGCTGCCGCGTACCGCCCCCGGTGTCAGTAGCAGAATCGTTCATGCCGCCCGTCCTTCCACGTGCTCGCGTACGGCGGCGAGCAGACCGACGCTCGCCGTCTCCACCATCTCAAGGCACTCCGCGAAGCCGTCCATGCCCCCGTAGTACGGGTCGGGCACGTCGAGGTCGCCGCCGTGGGCCGCGGGATCGTACGAGCGCAGCAGCCGCACCTTGGCCGCGTCCTGCTCGGTGGGCGCGAGACGGCGCAGCGCCCGGAGGTGACCGGCGTCGAGGGCGATGACCAGGTCCAGCCGGGAGAACCAGGACGGCTGGAACTGCCGGGCCGTGTGATCGAGGTCGTAGGCGTGGTCCGCCAGGACGGCCAGGGTGCGCGGGTCGGCGTCCTCCCCCTCGTGCCAGCCGCCGGTGCCGGCGCTGTCCACCTCCACCTCGTCCTCCAGCCCGGCCTCCGCGACACGCGCGCGGAAGACCGCCTCGGCCATCGGGGAGCGGCAGATGTTGCCGGTGCACACGAAACAGACGCGGTAGGTCATCGGTTCAGTCCTTGTCGGGGAGGACCACGTTCAGGGCCCAGGAGACGACCGAGACGATCAGGCCGCCCAGGACCGCGGTCCAGAATCCCTCCACATGGAAGCTCAGGTCCAGTTTGTCGGCCAGCCACGAGGTGAGCAGCAGCATGAGCGCGTTCACCACCAGGGTGAACAGGCCGAGGGTCAGGACGAACAGGGGGAGGGTCAGCGTCGTCACGACCGGCTTGACCAGAAGGTTGACCAGACCGAAGACGAGGGCGACGAGGATCAGCGTCCCGGCCTTCTTGCCGGTGCTGTCCCCGGTCAGGGTGATCTTGTCGAGCAGCCAGACGGCGACCGCGAGCGCACCCGCGTTGGCGATCGTCTTGACTAGGAAATTCATCATGTGTCTGATCGTGGCAGACGTGATCGGATCCGAGCGGGGAGACAGGGGCGGACAGGGCGATGAAGGCATTCCGGCTGGACGAACTGGAGGCCGAGCGGGCCGCCAACGACGGGGCGTACCTCCAGTTCCTGCGGGAGCGGAACATGTCGGTCGGCCTGTACGCCCTCGACGCTGGCCAGCCCGACCCGCAGCAGCCGCACGGCCAGGACGAGGTGTACTTCGTCGTCAGCGGCCGGGCCTCGCTCACCGTCGGCCTGGAGACGACCGAAGTGGCCCGCGGCAGCGTGGTCTACGTGCCCGCCGGGGTCGCTCACAA
It contains:
- a CDS encoding LysR family transcriptional regulator, which gives rise to MDLALLRTFVTVHRAGSFTRAAALLGLSQPAVTSQIRSLERQLGRPLFLRQARGVTPTTIGDELAHKAAPHLDALVEIVETGLDDASSLRTLHLAGPPEFTAERALPALTELTAADGQGYTLRASFGDAEEILDGLAAGHHDLAISTARPRGGLFTATTLCDEEHVLVAAPPWAERIGAGKLDGNGAPALDHVPVIEVHESLPFVSRYWASVFDARPAGPGTVVVPDLRAVLACAAAGAGLAVLPRYLCADALERGDVVALHEPAVPPLRTYFLVVRTGTLALPHIARAHERLHRAAADWN
- a CDS encoding cystathionine gamma-lyase — its product is MNDSATDTGGGTRQQGQHFQAVDGGNAAGRTGDGTRAVRAGLPEPVKHEPTLPGPVFAAHFHLPGDPTGPYTYGRDENPTWTLLERAIGELEAPGRDDVETLVFASGMAAISSVLFSQLRAGDAVVLPSDGYQVLPLVRAQLEAYGVEVRTAPTGGDAQLDVLDGAKLLWIETPSNPGLDVCDVRRLAEAAHARGALVAVDNTLASPLGQRPLELGADFSVASGTKQLTGHGDILLGYVTGRDAEAMTAVRRWRKIVGAIPGPMEAWLAHRSIATLELRVARQNSTALKVAEALRERPEVSGLRYPGLPDDPSHKIASQQMRRYGCVVSFTLPTRARADRFLDALRLVDDATSFGGVRSTAERRGRWGGDSVPEGFIRLSVGAEDPEDLVADLLRALDESAD
- a CDS encoding low molecular weight protein-tyrosine-phosphatase, which encodes MTYRVCFVCTGNICRSPMAEAVFRARVAEAGLEDEVEVDSAGTGGWHEGEDADPRTLAVLADHAYDLDHTARQFQPSWFSRLDLVIALDAGHLRALRRLAPTEQDAAKVRLLRSYDPAAHGGDLDVPDPYYGGMDGFAECLEMVETASVGLLAAVREHVEGRAA
- a CDS encoding phage holin family protein — encoded protein: MMNFLVKTIANAGALAVAVWLLDKITLTGDSTGKKAGTLILVALVFGLVNLLVKPVVTTLTLPLFVLTLGLFTLVVNALMLLLTSWLADKLDLSFHVEGFWTAVLGGLIVSVVSWALNVVLPDKD
- a CDS encoding cupin domain-containing protein, which codes for MKAFRLDELEAERAANDGAYLQFLRERNMSVGLYALDAGQPDPQQPHGQDEVYFVVSGRASLTVGLETTEVARGSVVYVPAGVAHKFHHISEDLRVLVVFSPPES